The sequence below is a genomic window from Daphnia pulicaria isolate SC F1-1A chromosome 6, SC_F0-13Bv2, whole genome shotgun sequence.
ATTCTTTAGTTTTAATTCCGGCAGTATTTGTAAAGTGTATGAAACCCCTATATGCAGCTCCTAAAATTACCTGCAATGATTTCCAATAATATTTAGAAAGATAAATGAACAAGTTTTTAAATATCACATGTACCTCGGGATAGAGATTAAATCTCTGTAATGTGTTGATGGTTGATGGATACTCTGTTTTGTTGTCGTTCATTATACTGTGAAGTCCCAAGAAGAATGACGGTGCATTGACAATCCTTTTGTAATACGAGTAGTAGctgcaaaaaaagaataaataatttgatgaTAGGGATAGAAAATCAAGGaataaaaatagtaaatcTTACAAGCCCATCTCAGAACGGAAGGTCATTTCCCTCTCAAGCGTAGAGAGATGTGAGAAGTGTCGATCATTTTCAAACATTGTAGATACATGGTAAAAATTGAGGCAGCTACACACTAACGCTAAATATAGTACACGAGAGAAATTGTACGTCAGCAACTAAAACATatgttggaaattttttagggGAGAAGTATAACTAACCAATGGACACAATTAGTGCGTACTGCGCATAATGGGTGGTTGTTGGTAAGGTTGCTCCATCATTCATGATTCTTCAAATTCCGAATTATTTCACCACGTgttgcttgttttttcttgtttgtttttgattgcttagaaaaaaaaactagttaATGTCAGCTGGTTTGCGGCAGCTGTCTATCTTCTCGCCGTCGTCTGTGCCGCTGTTGCAACACTTAAAACTTTTGGCAGtactaaaaaagaataacagaTGGCTAGcctaattttgtttgaattgtaagtaacatgaaataaattactcctgatttgttttttaaattttcagtaCGCAAGTGTGATACGTAATGCTATTCTTATCGATTGAAATCATCATTTTTGGGAATGTTAAATTTATCGCCAATTGAAAAAGTGACTATAGTTGCAGTTTTACTTACTAGATGGCGGTAATGCATGATTCAGGTAGAGAAATTATATTTTCCTTTCCTGTAATGCAAAGTTCTCATAGTCATCATAGTCACTGTGGCACAGTCAGTATTCCTGTCAAACCTTTTCACGACTCACGAGTGAACGTGTCACTCGTAATTCCACTCAACATTCCACgaaatcatttcttttaacTTCTTTTAACTCTTTAGAATTTATTAACGAAGATTCCGATTCATTTTCATCAATTTTAATCGTAAgtactcatttctttttttattctgtttttgGTGCATATCTCACAGTTTTGTCCGCGAATATTTAAATTGTCTGCTGGACCATGTCACTGTGTTTGCAACGGAATCATTGAGATTCATTTGATTGGATTAAATTAACCTTTTATATTATGGGTGCTAAGTTAACTATTATAGGGCATGAGAAAGAATTCCAATAGCCtagttagatttttttttaaatgttcacCCAGTTATTTGAGAGCATCACTGTATAATCAGCACACCGTTAGGGTAACTTTCTCCAGCTGCCCCGAGGTTATCGTTTCTTTCTCGTCAAACAGGTTTAGGTTTTTAACATACGATTTCTACTTCCGGatcgtttaaaacagaaaatcttTCTCTTCGATTATCACACTGAATTATAGTTTTTCAGATCTTTGTGAGATAGAATAGAACTGAAACTGTTACAGTTGTTACACCGTTGCTTTGATGGTATACCGACCGAATCTGACGTCTGCGTGAGCGTAGTAAAAAGAAGGGTGGGCGACAACCGATCAATACCTAGAAGACTCTCACCTTTGTTCGCGGTTGCGATTCGGCAAAATTAACtttcctcttttccttttgaagTCTAGACTATCCATACAGAATGTCTGCCCGAGCCATTTGGGAAGCAACGGGCAAGGACTTGATTAACCGGAATTTGAATTACTCCAACGGCGTGGCCAAGTGTCGTTTCGCTGTCTATGACCAAAGCGTCTCATGGAGCCAACTTGTCCAGCAGGAACCTTGGCTCGAAACCGAGGTGAGTGattagtttccttttttgaaaaaatataaaataacagTTCTTCGAATGAATGACATTTGTCCCTGCGTCCCGTTCCGAGTATTCTCAAGTAGGAAATGCCCGAATtgataataaatttttatttttttatgcttttaaaTCGTGTACAGAAACTGGTGGTGAAGCCGGATCAGCTCATAAAGCGACGTGGAAAATTGGGTCTCATCAAGGTCAATGTGGACTTGAATCAAGTCCAAGAATGGGTTAATGAAAGGATAGATAAAGACGTCCAGGTAATTttgattctttgaaatttaatcttgtatttttgtttgttttatgtttaaatatttttttttatggaatgCCAGAAATGTTtgataaattgaattaaatctaTTTATTCAGGTGGGCAAGGCAACTGGTAAACTGCGTCGTTTCATTATCGAACCGTTTATTGCACACAAAGACGTAAGCATATAGATAAGGAAACGTGCTCAATATGTTGTGAAATTATAATGcgtctataaaataaaaacaggaggaggaggcataCGTTTGCGTTTACTCTGAACGCAACGGCGACGTCATTCTCTTTCACCACCAAGGAGGCGTGGATATTGGCGACGTGGACGAAAAAGCTTTGCGCCTGTCCGTGGAAATCGACAATAAACCCAGCCGGGAGGATATATTGAGCGGTTTGCTGGTCAACGTCACCGACGATGCCAAAAAAGAGTGGGTTCAATTTGTCGAACAATTTCAAGTTGCCAAGTTTCCTCCCTTTGTTATCAGTCAAAGAACAAATGTTGATTTGCTGAATTTCGATTACCATTTCAGACGAGTGGCCGACTATATCGTTGCCCTCTACGATGTCTACGTCGATCTCCATTTCACCTACATGGAAATCAACCCGTTGGTGGTGACGGCGGAAGGCGGTGTCTTCATGCTGGATTTGGCGGCCAAAATCGATGCCACGGCCGATTTTCTCTGTCGCACCAAATGGGGAAGCATCGAATATCCGCCTCCGTTCGGCCGCGACGCCTATCCCGAGGAGGCCTATATCGCCGACCTGGATTCGAAAAGTGGCGCTTCGCTCAAGTTGACCATCTTGAACAGGGCTGGACGCATCTGGACCATGGTGGCCGGTGGAGGCGCTTCGGTCATTTATTCCGACACCATTTGCGATTTGGGCGGCGCTGCCGAACTGGCCAATTACGGCGAGTACTCGGGCGCCCCGTCTGAGCAGCAAACTTACGAGTATGCTAAAACCATTCTCAGTCTAATGACCCAAGATAAACATCCAGACGGAAAGGTATTGATCCAATGTTAGTTTTGACTGAGTTTTGGGGTTGCAACAATTAGGGAAAAAAGTCACGGGGTACTTTTGATGTGTCATTGTGACTCGGCGGATATACATTACCGCCGTTTCCGTTGTTATCACAGGACTTTTGGTGAAGTAATCTCGATTTCAATAGCGTTTTGATTTCGGCCTttcgaaatgaaaaaagttcaaaggTCGTTTCGTGGTTGTCCTTTTACAAAAAGACAACATTCGAAATAATACGCTGATTAGTGTCTTTTAAAACCTGATATCaagttatctttttttctttaataaatCGCACATGGCGTGATCGTGAGGAttgcatcatctttttttaaccCCTGAATTTCAAATGTGACCTAAATGACTTAAAGAACGTCTCGTGTGAATTGATGGTAACCTGATAGTGCCGGTTTCTCTTGACTTTTTTAGGTACTGATCATTGGAGGCGGAATCGCTAATTTCACTAACGTTGCGGCCACGTTTAAGGGCATCGTTAAGGCTCTGTTGCAGTACCAGACCAAATTGGTGGATCATAAGGTTTCCATCTTTGTCCGCCGAGCTGGACCCAACTACCAGGAGGGTCTTcggtaattgtttttaatcaacaaaaattataGATGTATAATAAACATAACACGTTTTTGTCTGTTTGTATGGTCAGGGTGATGCGAGAAGTGGGAGCCAATTTGGGAATACCCGTCCATGTTTTCGGCCCCGAAACCCACATGACTGCCGTTGTGGGCATGGCGCTTGGCAAACGTCCGATCCCCAGCGAGTCGGTTGTTGAATTCTCGACGGCCAACTTTTTATTGCCTGGCGGCCAAGAAGATGAGGTCTgctcatgaacaaaaaaaaatatatgtaactaaaaaagaaacaaagtctCTAATCGATCAACCGTTTCGACAGATGCCCCGAGCCCGAGCAGTTTCTCAGGATTCCGGCGTTGGTAACCGGGCCTCGTGGGACGAGAAGGAGGGATCGCGCCAGGGCTCATCCGCAGCCGGCGCCTCTTCTTCGCTGGCTTTCCTCAAACCACTTTTCACGTCCGAGACGAAATCCATCGTCTGGGGCATGCAGACAAGGGCCGTCCAATCAATGTTGGACTTTGACTTTGTATGCCGACGCAAGGAACCCTCTGTAGCGGCCATGGTTTACCCGTTTACTGGAGACCACAAGCAGAAATTCTACTGGGGTCACGGCGAGGTTTTCATCTCCGTTTACAAGTCGATGGACGATGCCATGAAGAAACATCCCACCGCCGATGTCATGGTCAATTTCGCCTCCCTCCGCTCCGCCTATGACAGCACGGTGGAAGCCATGAATTACCCACAAATCCGTACCATTGCCATCATTGCCGAAGGCATTCCTGAAAATTCGACCCGTAAACTCAACAAACTGGCCGCTTCGAAGAATGTGGCCATCATCGGTCCAGCCACAGTCGGTGGAATTAAACCGGGTTGCTTGAAGATCGGCAACACCGGTGGCATGATGGACAACATTCTCCACTCAAAGCTCTATCGTCCCGGCAGGTAACACAATTTCCATTTTAACCTAATGGCATAGTAATTATGCATGAATTTATTCCTTTGTCATTGTCCAGTGTGGCTTATGTGTCCCGTTCGGGCGGCATGTCCAACGAGCTGAACAACATTATCGCTCATCACTCGAACGGCGTTTGTGAGGGCGTGGCCATCGGTGGCGATCGTTACCCTGGTACAACCTTCATTGACCATCTGCTTCGCTACCAGAACGATCCGGAAGTCAAGATGTTGGTCCTCTTGGGTGAGGTCGGAGGAGTCGAAGAGTACGACGTTTGCCGGGCGTTGACGGATGGAAGAATTACCAAGCCAATTATTGCTTGGTGCATTGGCACTTGTGCCAGCATGTTCTCCTCTGAAGTCCAGTTCGGTCACGCCGGAGCTTGCGCCAATGCTGAGCGTGAGACGGCCCTGGCCAAGAACAAGGCTCTGGCCGAAGCTGGCGGTCACGTTCCGCAGAGTTTTGACGATTTGGGTGAGGTAATCGAAAAGGTTTACAAGCAATTGGTCCAGGATGGCACCATCGTCCCACGCGAAGAAGTCCCGCCGCCCACTGTGCCCATGGATTATTCCTGGGCGCGTGAGCTCGGCCTGATCCGCAAACCAGCTTCGTTTATGACCAGCGTGAGCGATGAGCGTGGCCAGGAACTT
It includes:
- the LOC124341895 gene encoding ATP-citrate synthase-like; this encodes MSARAIWEATGKDLINRNLNYSNGVAKCRFAVYDQSVSWSQLVQQEPWLETEKLVVKPDQLIKRRGKLGLIKVNVDLNQVQEWVNERIDKDVQVGKATGKLRRFIIEPFIAHKDEEEAYVCVYSERNGDVILFHHQGGVDIGDVDEKALRLSVEIDNKPSREDILSGLLVNVTDDAKKERVADYIVALYDVYVDLHFTYMEINPLVVTAEGGVFMLDLAAKIDATADFLCRTKWGSIEYPPPFGRDAYPEEAYIADLDSKSGASLKLTILNRAGRIWTMVAGGGASVIYSDTICDLGGAAELANYGEYSGAPSEQQTYEYAKTILSLMTQDKHPDGKVLIIGGGIANFTNVAATFKGIVKALLQYQTKLVDHKVSIFVRRAGPNYQEGLRVMREVGANLGIPVHVFGPETHMTAVVGMALGKRPIPSESVVEFSTANFLLPGGQEDEMPRARAVSQDSGVGNRASWDEKEGSRQGSSAAGASSSLAFLKPLFTSETKSIVWGMQTRAVQSMLDFDFVCRRKEPSVAAMVYPFTGDHKQKFYWGHGEVFISVYKSMDDAMKKHPTADVMVNFASLRSAYDSTVEAMNYPQIRTIAIIAEGIPENSTRKLNKLAASKNVAIIGPATVGGIKPGCLKIGNTGGMMDNILHSKLYRPGSVAYVSRSGGMSNELNNIIAHHSNGVCEGVAIGGDRYPGTTFIDHLLRYQNDPEVKMLVLLGEVGGVEEYDVCRALTDGRITKPIIAWCIGTCASMFSSEVQFGHAGACANAERETALAKNKALAEAGGHVPQSFDDLGEVIEKVYKQLVQDGTIVPREEVPPPTVPMDYSWARELGLIRKPASFMTSVSDERGQELLYAGMPISEVLKQNLGIGGVISLLWFQRRLPVYACKFIEMCLMVTADHGPAVSGAHNTIVCARAGKDLVSSLVSGLLTIGDRFGGALDAAARQFSEAYDIGQHPMEFVNSMRKKGELIMGVGHRVKSINNPDMRVTIIKEFLREHFPATPLLDYALEVEKITTSKKPNLILNVDGIIGVAFVDLLRNSGCFTREEAQEYVEIGTINGLFVLGRCTGFIGHYLDQRRLKQGLYRHPWDDISYILPEKYAE